One window from the genome of Gadus macrocephalus chromosome 7, ASM3116895v1 encodes:
- the hpda gene encoding 4-hydroxyphenylpyruvate dioxygenase, with translation MTSYTDKGEKHARGRFVRFHHLTFWVGNAKQSASFYCDKMGFEHYAYKGLETGSREVVSHVIKQDKILFAFESALNPGNEVMGRHLMKHGDGVKDIAFQVEDCDFLIKTARERGAVVVKEPWVEEDSNGKVKYAVVQTYGDTTHTLIEYLGPYKGLFLPGFKEPLFSDVLLPTLPAAGLCFIDHIVGNQPNDEMGPVTDWYQKCLMFHRFWSIDDKQIHTDYSSLRSIVVTNYEETIKMPINEPAPGIRKSQIQEYVDYNGGPGVQHIALNSSDIIQSIVNLRARGMEFLCAPDAYYVGLRKNLKNAKIRVKEDLDRLQELKILVDFDDKGYLLQIFTKPVQDRPTLFLEVIQRHNHFGFGAGNFKSLFEAIEKDQDARGNLIAEGQPEAFY, from the exons ATG ACGAGCTACACAGATAAAGGCGAGAAA CATGCAAGAGGAAGATTTGTCCGCTTTCATCACCTTACCTTCTGGGTGGGAAATGCCAAACAG TCAGCGTCCTTCTACTGTGATAAGATGGGCTTCGAGCACTATGCGTATAAAGGGCTGGAGACAGGCAGCCGCGAGGTGGTGTCCCATGTGATCAAGCAAGATAAG ATTCTATTTGCATTTGAATCTGCATTGAATCCAGGAAACGAAG taatGGGAAGGCATCTGATGAAACATGGAGATGGAGTCAAAGACATTGCTTTCCAGGTGGAAGACTGTGACTTTCTGATCAAG ACAGccagggagaggggggcagtAGTCGTCAAGGAgccctgggtggaggaggacagcAATGGCAAAGTCAAGTATGCTGTGGTGCAGACG TATGGCGACACAACGCATACACTCATCGAGTACCTGGGCCCATACAAGGGCCTGTTTTTACCGGGCTTCAAAGAGCCACTGTTCAGCGATGTCCTGCTACCCACACT TCCCGCAGCAGGACTCTGCTTTATTGATCACATTGTGGGAAACCAGCCCAACGACGAGATGGGGCCAGTTACAGACTG GTATCAGAAGTGTTTGATGTTCCACCGCTTCTGGTCGATCGACGACAAGCAGATccacacagactacagctcACTGCGCTCCATCGTGGTCACCAACTACGAGGAGACCATCAAGATGCCCATCAACGAGCCCGCGCCCGGCATTAGGAAGTCCCAGAtccag GAATACGTGGACTACAACGGGGGACCGGGCGTGCAGCACATCGCCCTCAACAGCTCCGACATCATCCAGTCC ATAGTAAACCTCCGAGCCCGCGGGATGGAGTTCCTCTGTGCCCCCGATGCCTACTACGTGGGGCTGCGGAAGAACCTGAAGAACGCCAAGATCCGGGTGAAGGAAGACCTGGACCGGTTACAG GAGCTGAAGATCCTGGTGGATTTCGACGACAAGGGCTACCTCCTCCAGATCTTCACCAAACCCGTCCAGGACCGGCCCACGCTGTTCCTGGAGGTCATCCAGCGGCACAACCACTTT ggcttCGGGGCAGGAAACTTCAAGTCTCTGTTCGAGGCCATTGAGAAGGACCAGGATGCTCGGGGAAACCTCATAGCAGAAGGCCAGCCAGAGGCTTTCTACTga
- the LOC132461003 gene encoding E3 ubiquitin-protein ligase RNF43, translating into MAAIRVTRTLARSMPPEASLTTPSTSTCSPQARMALDRGAQAVIFDVTDDAQAIEEMTVKLSEKAFLPRPVVIVKAGNAEQLMMLVNRNEEAWVRIQIVLEPTKWPYYDVCILLTIVLVILTIVMIFAFRYKCKSSRTWDSLHQDTMRVISRLETKTYSTQGCSGSQRHHRAWGSASSSNSSPVCAICLEDFQDGQDLRIISCAHEFHKVCVDPWLLQHRTCPLCMHNIMGADRLPQRARLQPAPEHSQGFLHPQQYSAAHGHPFPRHAVPFSLRPEYPAGPSGPYPSIAHYSAAAPLDAQTYRFLAGRPLGAGCGYHLPAEGPGRPLRMGGNCRTSTHHYGPRRPCHNFRSACPAQRSASGSRLPHGAPQGRGGGLLAPRPGRQATGSCSGGGYGTERSGYLADGPASDSSSGPCHGSSSDSVLNCTDVSLEGVFGSCSSFRSSLSSDYDPFVYYGPGPEAPAPRPRSLDSVVVRPGYPEDPPPQTVFSHIHYHRHRHHHYEDGGPGPGPGRGSDEDPGPGPSAEAGAASAAAAPDRHSPKGPPRHSPCQCPKANPRPPGTEALDHDPPAVAPGPPQPQQPPPPCCHQSRSPPHRRGGCRHEGPSAGFAPGLDLQDDCSIHIHYGQGAGYCCPPPDRPAALLPVPLILDSGGGLEDWPPCCGGAHVVWQKRVQQAHSEPQLLGPRVPVDRGPACRCHHGATGVCLYCHAYHHNQGSEEESGV; encoded by the exons ATGGCTGCCATCCGCGTTACACGAACCCTGGCAAGATCAATGCCCCCCGAGGCTTCCCTAACAACGCCGTCTACCTCTACGTGCTCTCCGCAGGCTCGCATGGCGCTGGACCGCGGGGCGCAGGCCGTCATCTTCGATGTCACCGACGACGCCCAAGCCATCGAGGAGATGACTGTGAAG CTGTCGGAGAAGGCCTTCCTGCCCCGTCCCGTGGTGATCGTGAAGGCGGGGAACGCGGAGCAGCTCATGATGCTGGTGAACAGGAACGAGGAGGCTTGGGTCCGCATCCAGATCGTGTTGGAGCCCACCAAATGG CCCTACTACGACGTGTGCATCCTGCTCACCATCGTGCTGGTGATCCTCACAATCGTCATGATCTTCGCCTTCCGCTACAAGTGCAAGTCCAGCAGGACCTGG GACTCGCTCCACCAGGACACGATGCGAGTCATCAGCCGCCTGGAGACCAAGACCTATAGCACCCAGGGGTGCTCGGGGTCCCAGCGCCACCACCGGGCCTGGGGGTCGGCCAGCAGCTCCAACTCCAGCCCTGTGTGCGCCATCTGCCTGGAGGACTTCCAGGACGGACAG GACCTGCGGATCATCTCGTGTGCCCACGAGTTCCACAAGGTCTGCGTGGACCCCTGGCTCCTGCAGCACCGCACCTGTCCCCTGTGCATGCACAACATCATGG GGGCCGATCGCCTGCCCCAGAGGGCCCGTCTCCAGCCGGCGCCGGAGCACAGCCAGGGCTTCCTGCACCCCCAGCAGTACAGCGCGGCCCACGGCCACCCCTTCCCCCGCCACGCCGTCCCCTTCTCCCTGCGCCCCGAGTACCCGGCGGGCCCCTCGGGGCCCTACCCCTCCATAGCGCACTACAGCGCCGCCGCGCCCCTGGACGCGCAGACGTACCGCTTCCTAGCCGGGAGGCCCCTGGGGGCCGGCTGCGGGTACCACCTGCCCGCCGAGGGCCCCGGGAGGCCCCTCAGGATGGGGGGCAACTGCCGGACGTCCACGCACCACTACGGCCCCCGCCGGCCCTGCCACAACTTCCGCTCGGCGTGCCCCGCCCAGCGGAGCGCGTCCGGCTCCCGGCTGCCCCACGGGGCCCCCCAGGGCCGGGGCGGGGGCCTGCTGGCCCCCCGCCCCGGCCGGCAGGCCACGGGCAGCTGCTCCGGGGGCGGCTACGGCACGGAGCGCAGCGGGTACCTGGCGGACGGGCCGGCCAGCGACTCCAGCTCGGGCCCCTGCCACGGCTCCTCCAGCGACTCGGTGCTCAACTGCACCGACGTGTCCCTGGAGGGCGTCTTCGGCAGCTGCTCCAGCTTCCGCAGCTCGCTGAGCAGCGACTACGACCCCTTCGTGTACTACGGGCCGGGCCCCGAGGCCCCGGCGCCGCGGCCCCGCTCCCTGGACTCGGTGGTGGTGCGCCCGGGCTACCCCGAGGACCCCCCACCCCAGACTGTGTTCAGCCACATCCactaccaccgccaccgccaccaccactacGAGGACGGCGGGCCCGGCCCGGGCCCCGGCAGGGGCTCCGACGAGGACCCGGGGCCCGGGCCGTCGGCCGAGGCCGGCGCCGCCAGCGCCGCCGCAGCCCCGGACCGGCACTCGCCCAAGGGCCCCCCCAGGCACAGCCCCTGCCAGTGTCCCAAGGCcaacccccggccccccgggacGGAGGCGCTTGACCACGACCCCCCCGccgtggccccgggccccccgcAGCCCCAacagcccccgcccccctgctgcCACCAGAgccgctcccccccccaccggcgGGGCGGGTGCCGGCACGAGGGCCCGTCGGCGGGCTTCGCCCCGGGCCTGGACCTGCAGGACGACTGCAGCATCCACATCCACTACGGCCAGGGGGCGGGCTACTGCTGCCCCCCGCCCGACCGGCCCGCCGCCCTGCTGCCCGTGCCCCTCATCCTGGACTCTGGGGGGGGCCTGGAGGACTGGCCCCCCTGCTGCGGCGGGGCCCACGTGGTGTGGCAGAAGCGGGTGCAGCAGGCCCACTCGGAGCCCCAGCTCCTGGGGCCGCGGGTCCCCGTGGACAGGGGCCCCGCGTGCCGCTGCCACCACGGGGCCACGGGCGTTTGTTTATACTGCCACGCGTACCACCACAATCAGG GATCAGAGGAGGAGTCTGGTGTGTGA